TTCAACCTAATTAGGTAATATAGAATAAACTACTTTTGCTTTCATATGCCATTTAAAAACCAGTTACAGGGAAGAACATTATAGTAAACCTACTCACCAAACAGATGTGTCGTGTCATGTGGTAAAAGGTCATTCATGCGTAATCATGCAATGTAAAAttgtaaatacattttgaaatgtcCAAAGATCAGGCAGAACCAAATCCGAACTAACATCTATATATATTGTCGAAAATAATAAATTATACGGTCTTTATCCCTAAATAAATTGTCTTTCAACTTAAAATTGAGCGCATGAGACCCTTCTCAAATTGTCACTCTTTTTAAAAAGTAACTATTCCAGTCATGAGAGGTGCATCTCACTTCACACTTGCAATTCTTTGCTTTTCAAAAATattattttctatttattttgTTATGTATTCCGTAATATTCTACCTATAAAATAGGGTGTCTTGACTGTGATAAGGGCACAGGAATATAAAAGTGTATTTTCTACTAAATTAACAAACAAGACTATTGCCAATGCAATTTCATATAGCCATAATCACCAGCAGCGCAGCGCCAGTCTCAGGCCAGGGGGCCCCCTCAAGGGGGTATAGCGACACACAGCTAGCGGTACATTGCTTTATAAAATAAGCAATACCAGCTCAGACCAATTCCAAGATTTAACAAAatcatagtatacagtatatcatattatatatacatttgTCATGTTTTATAGtgttaaataatattttttgaatttggtTTTTGGTACAATGTTTTTCTTGTAAAAAATCTCCAGGAACAGGAGGCCCCGCTTCTGCTGTGTGTGGATAGGTCTATTGCTCTGATGCGTATAGTCAGCAGTGATGCACTGACAAGGATTCTCCATGACCAAACTGACACCAGCAGTATCTTCCATCAAAGTGTTTGTGACATCTCTCTAACTGTTCCATTGTGTTCCCCGGCTGTCTGCATCTTCTCTCCATCAGTCAGGGCAGCTGTTCCTTATCGGCCTGCCCTCCAGCTACCGCCTGCCCTCCCTGGAGGCGCCCCTCCCCAGGCTGCCCTCCTACGAGAGTGTCAGGAAGAAGGACCgccagagacagatacacatgATGATCGCTGACCGTTTCGGCCTCAACGGCTCAATGCTGACTGAGGTAAGATACCGGGGGGTGGACGGGTAGCATTGAGATAAGTGGCATGTATCCTCATAAGTATTGAACGCTGCCTCAGCTGCCTGAAAGTGTGGGTTATTGAACGTTACCAAAGTTAATCTTAATCCATTATTAAAGAGCCTCACATATATAATCTGTTGTTTACTCCAAAGTGCAGTGACCTATAAAAGAGAATAAATGAGAGGTTTTGTTCATTATGAATGTGCTGTCACAGGATAACTGGAGCTTGTTCTAAGATGAAACACTATTCAGAACGCCGTAAATAGGAGCCCTATCATCTCATCTTCTGCTGTAGTGATGCACAGACTGCGCATTCCCAGGTTTTACAGTGTTGATCTTTCGCCGGGGCTTTGACTTGCGTAACGCTCGAGCAAACAAGGTAATGAGAAAAGGGCAAATCAAACATAATTAAAGCTTGGATCCTCAGTGTAAACAGTGGCAGAGAATGCAGCTTTGTGCCTTTTTTCTCCTTTATTTGTCTTTTTTTGCTCCTCTTTTTCTTTAATAAATGTCCCAGTGAATAAGTGCCCTCCCATCAGTCTCCCATTCTGTCACCGGTAGCTCAAAGTGGCCCCTGTCAGACTTTAGAGGGGGTCTGATGGCCCATAATTGCCCTGCCTGTGCTGTGGCCGTAGGGGCTGGAGTGAAACTTTGTTGCGTTGTACGTGTGTGGTGTTTTTATAGGCGTGCAGGGCTGTCCTTGTCGCCCGCGGGAGCCCGCGGGGGCCCCAAGCAATTAAAAGATAAGGAGTTAGTCAGGGAGTGAGGAGCTGGCTGATGACGGAGATAGGCTCTGTACTGGAAGAGTGATGCTAAAGGCAGCCCAGGTGCTGCCAACCTAATCTGTCATGTAAACGCTAACATGATGCCATTAGGTTTGATGTTAGAGATCATGTATCAGTCAATACACGCTAGGAAACACCTACACCTGGGAAATGGAGTCTCTAATCTTAGATGGGATATCATTTTTGAAGCTCATGGGTTATTTTATTGTGTATGTGGAATATATAGCGTTTAACATTTTCAGTACGTTTTATAGCCTCTCAATTATGAGTgttaacattttttaaatatttttttatttaacctttattttaggaGGGTGACTCATTCTAAGTGGCTCACTTTGTCACAAAGTATAGCTTGATATGATGAGTCGCGACACACTCAAATCAAGCCATTCACTCACCAATTTTACTCGTACCCACTTACCCTAGGTTCTAAAGCAGTGTTAACCAAAGCTTACTCTTTCTCTCCCACAGCCCCCTCCAACGTATGAGGAGAGCATCTGCCACTCCATTGAAGTGCCCTTTGACATTCTGGGGTCTGTAATAGACGCCCCTCATCCCCAGAACATTTATCCTCCGCACCCTGGCACAGACATTACCACTCAGTCAGAGGTAACCACTCAGTGCCCGTCCACTCAGGATGCCAACAGTGCCACCCTACCAGTCTGAAACCTCAGACTCGCTACTGACACACGATGACAAGGACAACTGGAGTATTGATGCTTTTTATCCACCTTGATGTGCCAAACTAGTCAGAGGATAACAGACAGTGGAAATGCACACATTCTCAATAGGTTTGAATCAGATCCAGCAGCCAATGGGTTGACTGTACTGTAGGAACATCCTGCAGTGACAGTATGCTGGAAGATAGTGACCAAAGATAGTGAAATTCTACATTGCGGGTTACTCCATACTGACAAACTTGAATGTCTAAACACCTCTTGTCAGTTGTGATTTTAAACTGGAGCCTAAATAAGATTGGTGAACTGGGAAGACTTGGATTGCCATTCTTCAGTGAAAAGGGAAACCGTCCTGTAGATGACCAATACCATGACTATATGTGTCTGAGATGGCAGGTTCTAATGCCAAAGTGAACTGTAAGAGGAGACAGGCCAGGTAGAAAGACACTCCATGGCAAATGTGCTGCTGAAAAACAAAGACCATTTTGCTGTGAACAGAAAAAGCACCAAAAAGGGAAGAACGAtctttagatttaaaaaaaatgtttctcATATTTTCTACATTTGATTATTTTATGGATTAAAGTCATCTGGATTATTGTTTTTTGGGGAACTGTGTTGTAGCAAGTCCTTTTCTGAGTAAAACCACTCTCCTCTTTTAGTGCAATGTCCGAGCCAAAAATGTATAAGCGTGAGTTGTAAAATGCTCCTATGTCCTTCCCTGCTGAGCTTGGGTTGTACAGCTGAGCCAGCTACAACTTGTGTGCTAGTCTTGGAACCTGTGACGGGTGAGTCAACAACACCAAACCTGTGTTGGCTCTGGTAACAGgtcttaaaggcccaatgcagccgtttttatatcAAATAATTTATGGGTAACAAtaatgtaccttactgtaatggttttccattaaaatgatcaaaatagttttttgttgttgcttttaaGCGTTTTAAGCGTTAAACGTTTTAACAAGCAAGAAttgtggtctgagtggggaagaGAAAAGGGAAAAATAGTTGTTATTgttagagaggtttggaactctttgttattaatctattaactcatttaccacctggtgatgtcaccaggcaagctGAAACTCCACCCATGCAAAACCTGCTGTTTAGAAGGTCCAATGTAGAATGTATTTTCAACCAGGAAATAATACTGACCAAATcttgttagtttcatcagctgttgtacaatatgatgcAAAACACAGAAAACTGAATTTTGACTGCACGGGGCCTTTA
The sequence above is a segment of the Salvelinus alpinus chromosome 1, SLU_Salpinus.1, whole genome shotgun sequence genome. Coding sequences within it:
- the LOC139575825 gene encoding uncharacterized protein: MSTAATPTTPSQLTSDQLTVIVAAFSALVFFVVIVVLLSIYRKEPQCCKDTHGDMDAPPQYYSSRQTLVGNPCLEQTHDIIHDNTHSQSGQLFLIGLPSSYRLPSLEAPLPRLPSYESVRKKDRQRQIHMMIADRFGLNGSMLTEPPPTYEESICHSIEVPFDILGSVIDAPHPQNIYPPHPGTDITTQSEVTTQCPSTQDANSATLPV